In Halobaculum sp. XH14, a single genomic region encodes these proteins:
- a CDS encoding ABC transporter substrate-binding protein has translation MVANHTGTVNRRTLLKGVGAGGLAATAGCLGLGGGGGAVTIGQPAALTGQWDFLQPGVSKATDVAVQQINDAGLLDGRELAIERRDTAVEPQEARTVVTQLLENDDAVALLGLFSSELNPLYDFIQDQATPVITPWPGSNFLDTRGGDHGTPEDVSDDEWIWRTVISDTVHTAGAALRALDEDHDTVGIINGNTEGARSWVNGFRNAYEANDGTVAEQVEVSQGSSSYQSALDRLFESDFSAFAVSLPLEDATTLMSDWADGGYGRQPILSDPLAQQDLIDAVGEPLNGAWAASPGESGPNYSAFESAYQAGEGDAEINAWTAPAWDATIVTALAIERAGEATAEAVEQNLGPVSRGPGTEVADFTEGKEALANGDEINYQGAATDVSFTQFGNVLGSVVINQVQDQEFTQIDTITAQELQEFVPEGEY, from the coding sequence ATGGTAGCGAACCACACAGGTACTGTCAATAGGCGTACGTTACTGAAGGGAGTCGGGGCCGGTGGGCTCGCCGCGACGGCGGGCTGTCTGGGGCTGGGCGGCGGTGGCGGCGCCGTCACCATCGGCCAGCCGGCCGCGCTCACCGGGCAGTGGGACTTCCTCCAGCCCGGCGTCTCGAAGGCGACCGACGTCGCCGTCCAGCAGATCAACGACGCGGGACTGCTCGACGGCCGCGAACTCGCCATCGAGCGCCGCGACACCGCGGTGGAACCCCAGGAGGCCCGCACCGTCGTCACGCAACTCCTCGAGAACGACGACGCGGTCGCGCTGCTGGGGCTGTTCTCCAGCGAACTCAACCCCCTGTACGACTTCATCCAGGATCAGGCCACGCCCGTCATCACGCCCTGGCCCGGGTCGAACTTCCTCGACACCCGCGGCGGTGACCACGGGACGCCGGAGGACGTCTCGGACGACGAGTGGATCTGGCGCACCGTCATCAGCGACACCGTCCACACCGCGGGCGCGGCGCTGCGCGCGCTCGACGAGGACCACGACACGGTCGGCATCATCAACGGGAACACCGAGGGTGCCCGCTCGTGGGTGAACGGCTTCCGGAACGCCTACGAGGCGAACGACGGCACCGTCGCCGAACAGGTCGAGGTGAGCCAGGGCTCCTCGAGCTACCAGTCCGCGCTCGACCGCCTGTTCGAGAGCGACTTCTCGGCGTTCGCGGTGAGCCTCCCGCTGGAGGACGCGACCACGCTGATGAGCGACTGGGCGGACGGCGGCTACGGCCGCCAGCCGATCCTCTCGGACCCGCTCGCACAGCAGGACCTCATCGACGCCGTCGGCGAACCACTCAACGGCGCGTGGGCCGCCAGCCCGGGCGAGTCCGGGCCGAACTACTCGGCGTTCGAGAGCGCCTACCAGGCCGGCGAGGGCGACGCCGAGATCAACGCGTGGACGGCCCCGGCGTGGGACGCCACCATCGTCACCGCGCTCGCCATCGAGCGGGCGGGCGAGGCCACCGCGGAGGCCGTCGAGCAGAACCTCGGCCCGGTCAGCCGCGGCCCCGGGACGGAGGTCGCCGACTTCACCGAGGGGAAGGAGGCGCTCGCGAACGGCGACGAGATCAACTACCAGGGTGCCGCGACCGACGTGAGCTTCACGCAGTTCGGGAACGTGCTCGGCTCGGTCGTCATCAACCAGGTCCAGGACCAGGAGTTCACACAGATCGACACCATCACGGCCCAGGAGCTCCAGGAGTTCGTCCCCGAAGGCGAATACTAG
- a CDS encoding helix-turn-helix domain-containing protein, whose translation MSGETAVAGTRLTLELWHPGCWAIQATERHPGGILAHAVYDTPVAGSTTVNGLFTAYGGTEADVERLVQDIESSPLTESLTELQTSFDTRRRRIAPGSVSREFFLEHDPSDMICPLLLEHGFVHSAPCKIEDGWEYWDVRYAGERSEIETQIESVCEKTGAEIEIASIGTVGGERERARRLDTLTRSQREVLEAAREHGYYQWPRETSTRELADQLDISKSTLLEHLRKAEAKLLDP comes from the coding sequence ATGAGCGGTGAGACGGCCGTGGCCGGGACGCGCCTGACCCTGGAGCTGTGGCACCCGGGCTGCTGGGCCATCCAGGCGACCGAGCGACACCCAGGGGGGATCCTCGCGCACGCGGTGTACGACACGCCGGTGGCGGGATCGACGACCGTGAACGGGCTGTTCACCGCCTACGGCGGGACGGAAGCGGACGTGGAACGGCTCGTCCAGGACATCGAGTCGTCGCCGCTGACGGAGTCGCTCACCGAGCTCCAGACGAGCTTCGACACCCGGCGACGGCGGATCGCGCCCGGCTCGGTCTCCCGGGAGTTCTTCCTCGAACACGACCCGAGCGACATGATCTGTCCGCTGCTGCTCGAACACGGCTTCGTCCACAGCGCCCCGTGCAAGATCGAGGACGGCTGGGAGTACTGGGACGTTCGATACGCCGGCGAGCGCTCCGAGATCGAGACGCAGATCGAGTCCGTGTGTGAGAAGACGGGCGCGGAGATCGAGATCGCGAGCATCGGGACGGTCGGGGGCGAACGGGAGCGGGCGCGCCGGCTCGACACCCTGACCAGGAGCCAGCGGGAGGTGCTGGAGGCCGCGCGCGAGCACGGCTACTACCAGTGGCCCCGCGAGACCTCGACCCGCGAACTCGCGGACCAACTCGACATCTCGAAATCGACGCTGCTCGAACACCTCCGGAAGGCGGAGGCGAAGCTTCTCGACCCCTGA
- a CDS encoding ArsR family transcriptional regulator, whose translation MADDGDLDRSSPHDGDGSAPDGEAVPERVEEGADLDTVAAVLEDPYARSILVGTADVSRSAEELIADTDASRTTVYRRLQRLVELDLVAERQELDPDGHHFKTYRARLDRVTIDLDGDGFEITVTRRPVEDDAVDRLNRLHERLTR comes from the coding sequence ATGGCCGACGACGGGGATCTCGACCGCTCGTCTCCCCACGACGGGGACGGCTCCGCGCCCGACGGGGAGGCGGTGCCCGAGCGGGTCGAGGAGGGTGCGGACCTCGACACCGTCGCGGCCGTGCTCGAGGACCCGTACGCCCGGTCGATCCTCGTCGGGACGGCCGACGTGTCGCGCTCGGCCGAGGAGCTCATCGCGGACACGGACGCCTCCCGCACGACGGTGTATCGCCGGCTCCAGCGGCTGGTCGAGCTCGACCTCGTCGCGGAACGACAGGAGCTGGACCCGGACGGACACCACTTCAAGACGTACCGCGCCAGGCTCGACCGCGTCACGATCGACCTCGACGGCGACGGCTTCGAGATCACGGTGACCCGCCGGCCGGTCGAGGACGACGCCGTCGACCGCCTCAACCGACTCCACGAACGACTCACGAGATGA
- a CDS encoding ABC transporter permease subunit — MSVATLARKDVRDASRSRTVWALTAVFTAFALLGVSLLAVVGAGGATALQAVGALTLPSVLLVPLAAIVVGYVAVVGESRDGSLKLLLGFPVSRAAVLAGKLLGRTAVVAGSIAVAFAVAGVLGVALYGGFSAVRYAAFTLATVGLGVAFVGFAVGVSAAVDTRGKALAAAAGAYFLLVLFWQPLVAGIYYVAAGDLPGATVPSWYLFLERLSPTMAYQVLVEATLGVGASASIFSLRPPGAATAPLAEQLGTDAVPAFLSPPVAVVVLGLWTVVPTLLGYLRFRRRDL; from the coding sequence GTGAGCGTCGCCACGCTGGCTCGGAAGGACGTCCGCGACGCGAGCCGGTCGCGGACGGTCTGGGCACTGACGGCCGTGTTCACCGCGTTCGCGCTCCTCGGCGTCTCCCTGCTCGCGGTGGTCGGCGCCGGCGGCGCGACCGCCCTCCAGGCGGTCGGCGCGCTGACGCTCCCGTCGGTGCTGCTGGTGCCGCTTGCGGCCATCGTGGTCGGGTACGTGGCCGTCGTCGGCGAGTCGCGGGACGGCAGCCTGAAGCTCCTGCTCGGCTTCCCGGTCTCGCGGGCGGCGGTGCTGGCCGGGAAACTCCTCGGCCGCACCGCGGTCGTCGCCGGCTCGATCGCCGTCGCCTTCGCGGTCGCCGGCGTCCTCGGAGTCGCGCTGTACGGCGGGTTCTCGGCGGTTCGCTACGCGGCGTTCACGCTCGCGACGGTCGGGCTGGGCGTCGCGTTCGTCGGGTTCGCCGTCGGCGTCTCGGCCGCGGTCGACACCCGCGGCAAGGCGCTGGCGGCGGCGGCGGGTGCGTACTTCCTGCTCGTGCTGTTCTGGCAGCCGCTCGTCGCCGGGATCTACTACGTCGCCGCGGGGGATCTCCCTGGTGCGACCGTCCCCTCGTGGTACCTGTTCCTCGAACGGCTCTCGCCGACGATGGCGTATCAGGTCCTCGTCGAGGCCACGCTCGGGGTCGGGGCGTCGGCGTCGATCTTCTCGCTCCGCCCGCCCGGAGCCGCGACCGCACCCCTGGCGGAACAGCTCGGGACCGACGCCGTCCCGGCGTTCCTCTCGCCGCCGGTCGCCGTCGTCGTCCTCGGGCTCTGGACGGTCGTCCCGACGCTGTTGGGCTACCTGCGCTTCCGCCGGAGGGACCTGTGA
- a CDS encoding ABC transporter ATP-binding protein — MDHAISIESVRKEYGDVAAVDDLTLTVRENEVFGFLGPNGAGKSTTIDVLLNHVRPTAGSVTVLGHDVVREPTAVRERVGVLSDGYGLYDRLTGREHVDLAIELADASDDPDAILERVGVADAADRRVGGYSKGMCQRLALGMALVGSPDLLLFDEPSSGLDPTGVRRLREIVREEVARGATVFFSSHDLDQVEAVCDRVGILHAGSLVAVDTVEGLRDRLGTASALRVDADPLPDPDVLAGLDGVRSATVADGQLVVDCANGGAKIRTLDAVRDAGATVADFRTESASLEELFAASLDGIDADGSGRATGSPEQSERGEPSDDADRSERVERSDAERARTGADA, encoded by the coding sequence ATGGACCACGCGATCTCCATCGAGTCGGTGCGCAAGGAGTACGGCGACGTCGCCGCCGTCGACGACCTGACGCTGACCGTCCGCGAGAACGAGGTGTTCGGCTTCCTCGGGCCCAACGGCGCGGGGAAGTCGACCACGATCGACGTGCTGTTGAACCACGTCCGCCCGACCGCCGGATCCGTGACCGTGCTCGGACACGACGTCGTCAGGGAACCCACGGCGGTCCGCGAGCGCGTCGGCGTCCTCTCGGACGGCTACGGGCTGTACGACCGGTTGACCGGCCGCGAGCACGTCGACCTGGCGATCGAACTCGCGGACGCGAGCGACGACCCGGACGCGATCCTGGAGCGGGTTGGGGTCGCGGACGCGGCCGACCGTCGGGTCGGCGGGTACTCGAAGGGGATGTGCCAGCGGCTCGCGCTCGGCATGGCGCTCGTCGGGTCGCCCGACCTCCTGCTGTTCGACGAGCCCTCATCAGGGCTGGATCCGACCGGCGTCCGGCGGCTCAGGGAGATCGTCCGCGAGGAGGTGGCGCGGGGCGCGACGGTGTTCTTCTCCAGTCACGACCTCGATCAGGTCGAGGCGGTCTGTGACCGGGTCGGAATCCTCCACGCCGGCTCGCTCGTCGCGGTCGACACCGTCGAGGGCCTGCGCGACCGGCTCGGCACCGCGTCGGCGCTCCGGGTCGATGCCGACCCGCTCCCGGACCCGGACGTCCTCGCGGGACTCGACGGGGTCCGGTCGGCGACGGTCGCCGACGGCCAGCTCGTCGTCGACTGCGCGAACGGCGGGGCGAAGATCCGGACGCTGGACGCCGTCCGGGACGCCGGCGCGACGGTCGCGGACTTCCGGACAGAGAGCGCCTCGCTGGAGGAGCTGTTCGCCGCGTCGCTCGACGGGATCGACGCCGACGGGTCGGGACGAGCGACCGGAAGTCCCGAGCAGTCCGAGCGCGGGGAGCCGTCCGACGACGCGGACCGGTCCGAGCGCGTGGAGCGCTCCGACGCCGAGCGCGCCCGCACGGGGGCGGACGCGTGA
- a CDS encoding hybrid sensor histidine kinase/response regulator, whose product MTTADSEPTVRVLHVDDDPDLAGLVATWLEREDEAISVTTETTPARALETLDDRPVDCVVSDYDMPGMDGLALLDAVRREHGDLPFILFTGKGSEEVAIEAISRDVTDYLQKEGGTDQYAVLANRIRNVVAGDRSRRALERADRRFEAVFNDPNILVGLLDTDGTVLDVNGTAMEYVDDDLDAVVGERFWETPWWTDDDEVRATVRSWVERAADGEYVEFETELASPDERRYAVKGVFRPVTNAAGEVVSIVVSDRDVTERVERERKLERLRDRTQTLAYTGSKREAARVAIDAADDTIDAPLSGVHLLNEDRDALEPVEVVDGVDEAFDSPPRYERGAAADSRAGLVWQAFESGDTLRIDDTEAYDGLSESTPTRSVLVHKLGDHGTFIVSSGEPRAFDETDEMLVEVLSTTLTVAMDRLDREDRLRERERRVERLHDATRDLMEARTRRDIADRAVAAAEEILGFSLVMVRFYDEDENGLVPVATSESVADVLGDRPVFTPEGGSRNWAAYDAGEPTVIDDVGASERTLDSGTDLGSLLILSLGEHGTLSAGDTETGAFDESDVYLARILATATESALDRAEREEALLGQRDELERRNERLDEFNSILSHDLRNPLNVATGRLELLSEECDSEHVPDIERAHERMRALIDDLLTLAREGDAGTDLEAVPLPGLVRDCWEAVRTERTELVVETDRSIRADRGRLRQLLENLLRNAVEHGGSDVTVTVGALEDGDGFYLEDDGPGIDPGQRDHVFESGYSTARDGTGYGLSIVSRTAEAHGWAVTVTEGTRGGARFEVRGVEFA is encoded by the coding sequence ATGACGACAGCGGACTCCGAGCCGACGGTTCGGGTCCTCCACGTCGATGACGACCCGGATCTGGCCGGGCTGGTCGCAACGTGGTTGGAGCGCGAGGACGAAGCCATCAGCGTCACCACGGAGACGACACCCGCGAGGGCGCTAGAGACGCTGGACGACCGGCCGGTCGACTGCGTCGTCAGCGACTACGATATGCCGGGGATGGACGGGCTGGCGCTGCTCGACGCGGTCAGGCGGGAGCACGGGGATCTGCCGTTCATCCTCTTCACGGGGAAGGGAAGCGAGGAAGTGGCGATCGAGGCCATCTCGCGGGACGTCACCGACTACCTCCAGAAGGAGGGCGGGACCGACCAGTACGCGGTGCTGGCGAACCGGATCCGCAACGTCGTCGCCGGAGACCGGTCACGCCGAGCGCTCGAACGGGCCGATCGACGGTTCGAGGCCGTCTTCAACGACCCGAACATCCTGGTCGGCCTGCTCGACACGGACGGCACCGTCCTCGACGTCAACGGGACGGCGATGGAGTACGTCGACGACGACCTCGACGCCGTCGTCGGCGAGCGGTTCTGGGAGACGCCCTGGTGGACGGACGACGACGAGGTCCGGGCCACCGTCCGGTCGTGGGTCGAGCGAGCCGCCGACGGCGAGTACGTCGAGTTCGAGACGGAGCTCGCGAGCCCCGACGAGCGCCGGTACGCCGTCAAGGGCGTGTTCAGACCGGTCACGAACGCGGCGGGCGAGGTGGTTTCGATCGTCGTCTCTGACCGCGACGTCACCGAGCGCGTGGAGCGCGAGCGGAAGCTCGAACGGCTCCGGGACCGCACGCAGACGCTCGCGTACACCGGATCGAAACGGGAGGCCGCCAGGGTCGCAATCGACGCCGCCGACGACACCATCGACGCGCCGCTGAGCGGCGTCCACCTCCTGAACGAGGACCGGGACGCGCTCGAACCGGTGGAGGTCGTCGACGGGGTCGACGAGGCGTTCGACTCGCCCCCGCGCTACGAGCGGGGGGCGGCAGCCGACTCCCGCGCGGGGCTCGTCTGGCAGGCGTTCGAGAGCGGCGACACGCTCCGCATCGACGACACGGAGGCGTACGACGGGCTGTCGGAGTCGACGCCGACGCGGAGCGTCCTCGTCCACAAGCTGGGCGACCACGGGACGTTCATCGTCTCCTCGGGCGAGCCACGCGCGTTCGACGAGACCGACGAGATGCTCGTCGAGGTGCTCTCGACGACGCTCACGGTCGCGATGGATCGGCTCGATCGGGAAGACCGCCTCCGCGAGCGCGAGCGACGGGTCGAGCGCCTCCACGACGCCACCAGGGACCTGATGGAGGCGCGGACCAGACGCGACATCGCCGACCGGGCCGTCGCGGCCGCCGAGGAGATTCTCGGCTTTTCGCTGGTGATGGTCCGGTTCTACGACGAGGACGAGAACGGTCTGGTGCCGGTCGCGACGTCCGAGTCCGTCGCGGACGTCCTCGGGGATCGCCCGGTGTTCACGCCCGAGGGCGGGAGCCGCAACTGGGCCGCGTACGACGCCGGCGAGCCGACGGTCATCGACGACGTCGGCGCGTCCGAACGGACCCTCGACTCCGGGACCGACCTCGGAAGCCTGCTGATCCTCTCGCTCGGCGAGCACGGAACCCTCTCTGCGGGCGATACGGAGACGGGAGCGTTCGACGAGTCCGACGTCTACCTCGCGCGCATCCTGGCGACCGCGACCGAGTCGGCGCTCGACCGGGCAGAGCGCGAGGAGGCGCTGTTGGGCCAGCGCGACGAACTCGAACGCCGGAACGAACGGCTCGACGAGTTCAACAGCATCCTCTCACACGACCTCCGGAACCCGCTGAACGTCGCAACCGGGCGGCTCGAACTGCTGTCCGAAGAGTGCGACAGCGAACACGTCCCCGACATCGAGCGCGCACACGAGCGGATGCGGGCGCTCATCGACGACCTGCTGACGCTCGCCCGGGAGGGCGACGCCGGCACCGACCTGGAGGCGGTTCCGCTGCCCGGCCTCGTGAGAGACTGCTGGGAGGCAGTCCGGACCGAGCGTACCGAACTCGTCGTCGAGACCGACCGGTCGATCCGGGCTGACCGTGGCAGGCTCAGGCAACTGCTGGAGAACCTGCTGCGGAACGCAGTCGAGCACGGCGGGTCGGACGTGACGGTCACCGTGGGCGCGCTCGAGGACGGGGACGGCTTCTACCTCGAGGACGACGGGCCGGGCATCGACCCCGGGCAGCGGGATCACGTGTTCGAGAGCGGCTACTCGACCGCACGCGACGGGACGGGCTACGGGCTGTCGATCGTGAGCCGGACCGCCGAGGCCCACGGCTGGGCCGTCACCGTGACGGAGGGAACGAGGGGCGGCGCGCGGTTCGAGGTGCGCGGCGTGGAGTTCGCCTAG
- a CDS encoding DUF7521 family protein encodes MIWVETAIVVVKTVILLLGSGITYIAFRAYRRTGASSLRVLGIGFGVITFGVLLAGIAHQILSVSFEAGILINSVLVAIGLAIVLYSLYLEDN; translated from the coding sequence ATGATCTGGGTGGAAACAGCCATCGTCGTCGTGAAGACGGTGATATTGCTGCTGGGGAGTGGAATCACGTATATCGCTTTCAGGGCATATCGACGAACGGGGGCTTCGTCGCTCCGGGTTCTCGGAATCGGATTCGGTGTTATCACCTTTGGTGTGCTCCTCGCTGGGATTGCCCATCAAATCCTCTCTGTGTCGTTTGAGGCGGGAATCCTGATCAATAGCGTCCTCGTTGCGATTGGCTTGGCAATCGTCCTGTATTCACTCTATCTTGAGGACAACTGA
- a CDS encoding helix-turn-helix domain-containing protein, which yields MVRDPASSEDSPSLQTVLNALDDADCRAILGETAEPMTATELIDACDIPRSTLYRKLELLSDASLVREQDSINPGGGRTTTYRRDFDDVILTMDEDDDFSVTVERPPRNVDERLAEIWSKMGDEL from the coding sequence ATGGTGCGCGATCCAGCGTCATCTGAGGACTCGCCATCGCTGCAAACTGTCCTCAATGCGCTGGACGACGCTGACTGTCGGGCCATCCTCGGTGAAACAGCAGAACCTATGACCGCAACCGAACTCATCGATGCGTGTGACATCCCTCGATCAACGTTGTACCGGAAGCTCGAACTCCTCAGCGACGCATCACTCGTCCGTGAGCAGGACAGCATAAACCCCGGGGGCGGTCGAACCACGACGTACAGACGTGACTTCGACGACGTGATACTCACCATGGATGAGGATGATGACTTCTCGGTGACGGTCGAGCGGCCGCCACGGAATGTCGACGAACGGCTTGCTGAGATTTGGTCGAAGATGGGAGACGAACTATGA
- a CDS encoding transcription initiation factor IIB: protein MTKIQLNTEDGSTGEQNSVTESQPRSSCPECDGDVIYDGEHGETTCEECGLVLEDASIDRGPEWRAFHGDEKAEKSRVGAPMTQLMHDKGLSTTIGWQNKDAYGHSVSGRKRARLHRLRIWDERFRTKDSQERNLKHALGEITRMASALDVPEPVCETAGAIYRRAVEQALLPGRSIEGMATAALYAAARQHTTPRPVSEFAEVSRVEKIRIQRAYRYLSRELGLQIEPADPLEYVPQFASTLNVSDEATRQAHDLLTTAKEQSVHSGKSPAGLAAAALYAATHLTNEQLTQETVSNAAHISTVTIRNRYQELLEVYAAEDGDL, encoded by the coding sequence ATGACCAAAATACAACTCAATACCGAAGACGGCAGCACAGGTGAGCAGAACTCAGTCACCGAGTCCCAGCCACGTTCATCGTGCCCGGAATGTGATGGAGACGTCATTTACGACGGCGAACACGGTGAGACGACCTGTGAGGAGTGTGGATTGGTTCTCGAGGACGCATCCATAGACCGAGGACCGGAGTGGCGTGCGTTCCATGGCGACGAAAAAGCGGAAAAAAGCCGCGTCGGAGCCCCCATGACACAACTCATGCACGACAAGGGGCTGAGTACGACGATCGGCTGGCAAAACAAGGATGCATATGGACACTCGGTGTCCGGCCGAAAGCGAGCCCGTCTGCACCGACTTCGTATCTGGGATGAACGGTTCCGGACGAAAGACTCCCAGGAGCGGAATCTCAAGCACGCACTCGGTGAGATTACTCGGATGGCATCAGCCCTCGATGTGCCGGAACCAGTCTGTGAAACTGCAGGGGCGATTTATCGTCGGGCAGTCGAACAAGCTCTTCTTCCAGGTCGGTCCATCGAGGGGATGGCGACAGCTGCGCTGTACGCTGCGGCCAGACAACACACGACTCCACGGCCGGTTTCCGAATTCGCTGAAGTCAGCCGCGTAGAGAAAATTCGCATCCAGCGCGCATATCGGTATCTCTCCCGGGAGCTGGGCTTACAGATCGAACCTGCTGATCCGCTAGAATACGTACCTCAGTTCGCCTCAACGCTGAACGTGAGTGACGAGGCAACGCGTCAAGCTCACGACCTCCTCACTACTGCGAAGGAACAGAGTGTCCATAGCGGGAAGAGCCCTGCTGGTCTCGCAGCGGCCGCACTATATGCGGCAACCCATCTCACGAACGAGCAACTGACACAGGAGACGGTGAGTAATGCAGCCCACATCAGTACAGTAACCATTCGGAACCGCTATCAGGAGCTGCTTGAGGTCTACGCTGCGGAGGATGGCGATTTGTAA
- a CDS encoding plastocyanin/azurin family copper-binding protein — protein MERRQVLKAGGVAATTGLMGLAGCSGSNPDVSDLTDTPSNGSTNTVLMVTEGSDYYFDPIGLFVEPGETVTFEIDSGSHSATAYSENGQASVTRIPDGAEPFDSGILTEQGATFEQTFESPGTYDYYCTPHKGLEMVGRIVAGEPGGPADGSMPPDGDVPESQTIVDQGAVSYSDFSG, from the coding sequence ATGGAACGTCGACAGGTCCTGAAAGCAGGTGGAGTTGCAGCAACCACTGGTCTCATGGGGCTCGCCGGCTGTAGCGGCTCAAATCCTGACGTAAGTGACCTGACGGATACCCCCTCGAACGGGAGCACGAACACGGTTCTGATGGTCACGGAGGGAAGCGACTACTACTTCGATCCGATCGGGCTCTTCGTCGAACCTGGCGAAACCGTTACGTTCGAGATCGATAGCGGCAGCCACTCTGCGACTGCATACAGTGAGAATGGACAGGCCTCAGTCACGCGCATTCCCGATGGGGCAGAGCCTTTCGACAGTGGGATCCTCACTGAACAGGGCGCGACCTTCGAACAGACATTTGAGTCGCCAGGAACCTACGACTACTATTGTACCCCACACAAGGGTCTCGAAATGGTCGGCCGCATCGTCGCCGGTGAACCCGGCGGCCCGGCTGACGGGAGCATGCCGCCGGACGGAGACGTCCCCGAGAGCCAGACGATCGTCGACCAGGGAGCAGTTTCCTATAGCGACTTTTCTGGATAA
- the gdhB gene encoding glutamate dehydrogenase GdhB, giving the protein MSTNPDRAPDESGDASTESTESESALETARRQLYHAATHLDIDQNIVERLNHPKNVHEVTIPIERDDGTVEVFTGYRAQHDSVRGPYKGGLRYHPDVTRDECVGLGMWMTWKCAVMNLPFGGAKGGVAVNPKELSTVETERLTRRFAQELRDVIGPNQDIPAPDMGTNPQTMAWLMDAYSMQEGETTPGVVTGKPPVVGGSKGREEAPGRSVAIITQLVCEYYDRHLEETRVAVQGYGSVGANAARLLDDRGATVVAISDVNGAMYEPDGIDTASVPSHDEEPEAVTTYADTVISNDELLTLDVDVLIPAALGNVITKENAEAIAADYVIEGANGPTTSTADSILAEREVAVIPDILANAGGVTVSYFEWLQDINRRAWSLKRVNEELEAEMQAAWDAVRSEFERRDVTWRDAAYIVALSRIAEAHEARGLWP; this is encoded by the coding sequence ATGTCAACGAATCCCGATCGCGCCCCCGACGAGTCGGGCGATGCGTCGACAGAATCGACTGAATCGGAATCGGCACTCGAAACGGCCCGCCGTCAGCTGTACCACGCTGCCACCCATCTCGATATCGACCAGAACATCGTCGAACGGCTCAACCATCCGAAAAACGTCCACGAGGTGACGATCCCAATCGAGCGAGATGACGGGACGGTCGAGGTGTTCACCGGCTATCGAGCCCAGCACGACAGCGTCAGAGGCCCATATAAAGGTGGTCTGCGATACCACCCCGACGTGACCAGAGACGAGTGTGTTGGGCTCGGTATGTGGATGACCTGGAAGTGTGCCGTGATGAATCTCCCATTCGGTGGGGCCAAAGGCGGTGTTGCTGTCAATCCGAAGGAGTTGAGCACAGTGGAAACGGAGCGGCTCACCCGACGGTTCGCACAGGAGCTTCGTGACGTCATCGGTCCCAACCAGGACATTCCCGCCCCCGACATGGGGACGAACCCGCAGACGATGGCGTGGTTGATGGACGCGTATTCGATGCAGGAGGGCGAAACGACGCCGGGCGTCGTCACCGGGAAGCCGCCGGTCGTCGGTGGAAGTAAAGGCCGTGAAGAGGCCCCTGGACGAAGTGTCGCGATTATCACGCAGCTGGTCTGCGAGTACTACGATCGCCACCTCGAGGAGACGAGGGTCGCAGTTCAGGGGTACGGGAGCGTCGGTGCGAATGCAGCCCGCCTGCTCGATGACCGGGGTGCGACCGTCGTCGCGATCAGCGACGTGAACGGGGCGATGTACGAGCCAGACGGGATCGATACAGCCTCCGTTCCGTCGCACGATGAAGAACCAGAGGCCGTCACAACGTATGCTGACACCGTCATTTCGAACGATGAGTTGCTCACACTCGACGTCGACGTCCTCATTCCCGCTGCGCTGGGGAACGTGATCACCAAAGAGAACGCGGAAGCAATCGCCGCGGATTACGTCATCGAAGGTGCGAACGGTCCGACGACGTCCACGGCAGATTCAATCCTCGCCGAGCGGGAAGTCGCAGTAATTCCCGATATTCTGGCCAACGCCGGTGGGGTCACGGTGAGCTACTTCGAGTGGCTTCAGGACATCAATCGTCGAGCGTGGTCGCTCAAACGAGTGAACGAGGAACTCGAAGCGGAGATGCAAGCTGCCTGGGATGCGGTTCGATCCGAGTTCGAGCGCCGAGATGTGACCTGGCGAGATGCTGCGTACATCGTTGCGCTCTCACGTATCGCCGAGGCCCACGAAGCACGTGGGCTCTGGCCATGA
- a CDS encoding rubrerythrin-like domain-containing protein has protein sequence MRDVDPEPDDGTPYECFGCGNIIIAEDNPGQCPNCSGPMRNRRTPLE, from the coding sequence ATGAGAGATGTCGACCCTGAACCCGACGACGGAACACCGTACGAGTGCTTTGGATGTGGCAATATCATCATCGCCGAGGATAACCCTGGCCAGTGTCCCAACTGTAGCGGTCCGATGCGAAATCGCCGGACGCCGCTTGAGTGA